From one Lycium barbarum isolate Lr01 chromosome 6, ASM1917538v2, whole genome shotgun sequence genomic stretch:
- the LOC132643849 gene encoding chitinase 2-like has translation MGADCRQALRALLADGHFRHNRLVGSVTSNRWGDIGIGILVAWCDRDHGVVHDTGAMGCDQGVIGHGVSSIISTAANSKLFREYIGAESTSVKLTDVPINSNIEFHFILAFAIDYNSDNSNPTPTNGKFNIFWENNHLNPTEIASIKSRYKNVKIAVSLGGDTVGDNKNVYFKPKSINSWVDNAISSLSPMIKEYNIDGIDIDYEHFLDTDINVFAECIGQLVTKLKKNGKIQFDSIAPYENSTIQSHYKTLWRKYGQLVSEHRDHIISALLSVSAECLSRQKAMFLMPIKSANQMPLTERRLFVVSLP, from the exons ATGGGCGCTGACTGCAGGCAAGCGTTGAGGGCGCTGCTAGCTGATGGGCACTTTAGGCACAACCGGCTGGTGGGCTCGGTCACGAGCAACCGATGGGGCGACATTGGCATAGGCATTCTTGTCGCTTGGTGCGACCGAGACCACGGGGTCGTCCATGACACTGGGGCCATGGGGTGCGACCAAGGGGTCATTGGGCATGGCG TTTCTTCAATTATTTCCACAGCTGCAAATTCAAAACTCTTTCGAGAGTACATTGGTGCAGAATCAACCTCCGTGAAGCTCACTGACGTACCAATAAACTCTAACATAGAGTTCCATTTCATATTAGCATTTGCTATCGATTATAATTCCGACAACTCAAATCCTACACCTACAAATGGAAAATTCAACATTTTTTGGGAAAACAATCACCTTAACCCTACAGAAATTGCCTCGATAAAATCTCGTTACAAAAATGTGAAAATCGCGGTCAGCTTAGGAGGTGACACGGTAGGTGACAACAAGAACGTTTATTTTAAACCTAAGTCAATTAATTCTTGGGTTGATAACGCGATATCCTCGTTATCACCTATGATTAAAGAGTACAACATTGATGGAATCGACATAGATTATGAACATTTTTTGGACACGGACATTAATGTATTTGCAGAATGCATAGGACAACTTGTGACGAAGCTAAAGAAAAATGGGAAAATACAATTTGATTCGATTGCTCCGTACGAAAATAGTACAATTCAAAGTCATTATAAGACTTTATGGAGAAAATAtggacagttggtatcagagcacagagATCATATCATCAGTGCATTATTGAGTGTCAGTGCAGAGTGCCTATCAAGGCAGAAAGCGATGTTCTTAATGCCAATCAAGTCAGCGAACCAGATGCCACTGACTGAAAGGAGATTGTTTGTAGTCAGTCTCCCTTAA